In a single window of the Hirundo rustica isolate bHirRus1 chromosome 7, bHirRus1.pri.v3, whole genome shotgun sequence genome:
- the MDH1B gene encoding putative malate dehydrogenase 1B isoform X1, whose product MTKSSTCAAVAVFAGKANCPYYAKAELLADYLQTNLPNFRVHKITQHPDKWEQWLHDICETNGWEHRQCPIIWRELLDRGGKGQLLGGLNDFLEYAQRYYGITSMMLSEKMLDIAEENLQAHLEIVKEDEEIKSLIKPMQIWITSASVPICYHLIPLLANGEVFGMTTEISIHLLDNDQFKEILHGIVMEAEDMAFPLLRSISEHTKIDQAFIDADIIIVLDDVLLNLEVQSRESYIREVSEICQVYAPLIEKNAKSEVKVISSGKTFTNLKATMLRTYGPSIRPENIIAIVTSWESAAKATLARKLNMNPAGVKDVIVWGNISGSNYIDLSHAKLYGYDCAIWGPPNFQRPLLNMIYDSEWIHSELQSAQSALSSRVSRCTAMLPAHAIATVLRYWYHGSPSEEIISVGVLSEGQFCIPGGIIFSMPVRFLNGNWEVMTELEINETTQKVLEHLSHELVQEKLIALKEINEMNPYEAE is encoded by the exons ATGACAAAATCATCCActtgtgctgctgttgctgtgttCGCAGGTAAGGCGAACTGCCCTTACTATGCCAAAGCTGAACTCCTGGCTGACTATCTCCAGACTAACTTACCCAACTTCAGGGTTCACAAGATTACTCAGCACCCTGACAAGTGGGAG CAGTGGCTTCATGACATTTGTGAAACAAATGGATGGGAACACAGACAATGTCCTATCATTTGGAGAGAACTGTTGGACCGTGGAGGGAAGGGTCAGCTTCTGGGAGGACTTAATGATTTTCTGGAATATGCTCAG CGATATTATGGCATCACTTCAATGATGCTGAGTGAGAAAATGTTAGACATTGCTGAGGAGAACCTGCAGGCACATCTTGAAATTGTCAAAGAGGATGAAGAGATTAAAAGTCTCATCAAGCCTATGCAGATCTGGATCACCAG TGCATCAGTTCCCATCTGTTATCATCTGATCCCTCTGTTGGCAAATGGAGAAGTGTTTGGGATGACCACAGAAATCAGTATCCATTTGCTTGACAATGACCAGTTTAAGGAAATTCTTCACGGTATCGTAATGGAAGCTGAAGACATGGCATTCCCACTTCTCCGCAGTATTTCAGAGCACACAAAAATAGATCAGGCTTTTATTGATGCTGATATTATCATTGTTCTTGATGATGTCCTCTTAAACCTTGAAGTCCAGTCCCGAGAGAGCTACATCAGAGAAGTGAGTGAGATCTGCCAAGTGTATGCTCCCTTGATTGAGAAGAATGCCAAGAGTGAGGTCAAAGTCATTTCATCAGGAAAAACCTTTACAAACCTTAAGGCAACAATGTTAAGGACATATGGCCCATCCATTAGGCCTGAAAATATCATTGCCATTGTGACATCCTGGGAAAGTGCAGCTAAAGCCACGCTGGCCAGGAAGCTGAATATGAATCCAGCAG GAGTTAAAGATGTGATTGTTTGGGGCAATATTTCTGGGTCTAACTACATTGATTTGTCACATGCAAAACTCTATGGATATGACTGTGCTATTTGGGGCCCTCCTAATTTTCAACGTCCTTTGTTGAATATGATTTATGATAG cGAATGGATCCATTCAGAATTGCAGTCTGCACAGAGTGCACTGAGTTCCCGGGTGTCCCGTTGTACAGCCATGTTACCTGCTCACGCGATAGCCACGGTGCTGCGATACTGGTACCATGGCTCTCCTTCTGAGGAGATCATTTCTGTGGGAGTACTGAGTGAAG GTCAGTTTTGCATTCCTGGAGGAATTATCTTCTCTATGCCAGTGAGGTTTCTGAATGGTAACTGGGAGGTCATGACAGaattagaaattaatgaaaCGACCCAAAAAGTTCTGGAACACTTATCCCATGAGCTGGTTCAG gAAAAACTCATTGCactgaaggaaataaatgaaatgaatCCATATGAAGCAGAATAA
- the MDH1B gene encoding putative malate dehydrogenase 1B isoform X2, translated as MAKFVVAGKANCPYYAKAELLADYLQTNLPNFRVHKITQHPDKWEQWLHDICETNGWEHRQCPIIWRELLDRGGKGQLLGGLNDFLEYAQRYYGITSMMLSEKMLDIAEENLQAHLEIVKEDEEIKSLIKPMQIWITSASVPICYHLIPLLANGEVFGMTTEISIHLLDNDQFKEILHGIVMEAEDMAFPLLRSISEHTKIDQAFIDADIIIVLDDVLLNLEVQSRESYIREVSEICQVYAPLIEKNAKSEVKVISSGKTFTNLKATMLRTYGPSIRPENIIAIVTSWESAAKATLARKLNMNPAGVKDVIVWGNISGSNYIDLSHAKLYGYDCAIWGPPNFQRPLLNMIYDSEWIHSELQSAQSALSSRVSRCTAMLPAHAIATVLRYWYHGSPSEEIISVGVLSEGQFCIPGGIIFSMPVRFLNGNWEVMTELEINETTQKVLEHLSHELVQEKLIALKEINEMNPYEAE; from the exons ATGGCCAAGTTCGTGGTGGCGG GTAAGGCGAACTGCCCTTACTATGCCAAAGCTGAACTCCTGGCTGACTATCTCCAGACTAACTTACCCAACTTCAGGGTTCACAAGATTACTCAGCACCCTGACAAGTGGGAG CAGTGGCTTCATGACATTTGTGAAACAAATGGATGGGAACACAGACAATGTCCTATCATTTGGAGAGAACTGTTGGACCGTGGAGGGAAGGGTCAGCTTCTGGGAGGACTTAATGATTTTCTGGAATATGCTCAG CGATATTATGGCATCACTTCAATGATGCTGAGTGAGAAAATGTTAGACATTGCTGAGGAGAACCTGCAGGCACATCTTGAAATTGTCAAAGAGGATGAAGAGATTAAAAGTCTCATCAAGCCTATGCAGATCTGGATCACCAG TGCATCAGTTCCCATCTGTTATCATCTGATCCCTCTGTTGGCAAATGGAGAAGTGTTTGGGATGACCACAGAAATCAGTATCCATTTGCTTGACAATGACCAGTTTAAGGAAATTCTTCACGGTATCGTAATGGAAGCTGAAGACATGGCATTCCCACTTCTCCGCAGTATTTCAGAGCACACAAAAATAGATCAGGCTTTTATTGATGCTGATATTATCATTGTTCTTGATGATGTCCTCTTAAACCTTGAAGTCCAGTCCCGAGAGAGCTACATCAGAGAAGTGAGTGAGATCTGCCAAGTGTATGCTCCCTTGATTGAGAAGAATGCCAAGAGTGAGGTCAAAGTCATTTCATCAGGAAAAACCTTTACAAACCTTAAGGCAACAATGTTAAGGACATATGGCCCATCCATTAGGCCTGAAAATATCATTGCCATTGTGACATCCTGGGAAAGTGCAGCTAAAGCCACGCTGGCCAGGAAGCTGAATATGAATCCAGCAG GAGTTAAAGATGTGATTGTTTGGGGCAATATTTCTGGGTCTAACTACATTGATTTGTCACATGCAAAACTCTATGGATATGACTGTGCTATTTGGGGCCCTCCTAATTTTCAACGTCCTTTGTTGAATATGATTTATGATAG cGAATGGATCCATTCAGAATTGCAGTCTGCACAGAGTGCACTGAGTTCCCGGGTGTCCCGTTGTACAGCCATGTTACCTGCTCACGCGATAGCCACGGTGCTGCGATACTGGTACCATGGCTCTCCTTCTGAGGAGATCATTTCTGTGGGAGTACTGAGTGAAG GTCAGTTTTGCATTCCTGGAGGAATTATCTTCTCTATGCCAGTGAGGTTTCTGAATGGTAACTGGGAGGTCATGACAGaattagaaattaatgaaaCGACCCAAAAAGTTCTGGAACACTTATCCCATGAGCTGGTTCAG gAAAAACTCATTGCactgaaggaaataaatgaaatgaatCCATATGAAGCAGAATAA
- the MDH1B gene encoding putative malate dehydrogenase 1B isoform X3 — translation MMLSEKMLDIAEENLQAHLEIVKEDEEIKSLIKPMQIWITSASVPICYHLIPLLANGEVFGMTTEISIHLLDNDQFKEILHGIVMEAEDMAFPLLRSISEHTKIDQAFIDADIIIVLDDVLLNLEVQSRESYIREVSEICQVYAPLIEKNAKSEVKVISSGKTFTNLKATMLRTYGPSIRPENIIAIVTSWESAAKATLARKLNMNPAGVKDVIVWGNISGSNYIDLSHAKLYGYDCAIWGPPNFQRPLLNMIYDSEWIHSELQSAQSALSSRVSRCTAMLPAHAIATVLRYWYHGSPSEEIISVGVLSEGQFCIPGGIIFSMPVRFLNGNWEVMTELEINETTQKVLEHLSHELVQEKLIALKEINEMNPYEAE, via the exons ATGATGCTGAGTGAGAAAATGTTAGACATTGCTGAGGAGAACCTGCAGGCACATCTTGAAATTGTCAAAGAGGATGAAGAGATTAAAAGTCTCATCAAGCCTATGCAGATCTGGATCACCAG TGCATCAGTTCCCATCTGTTATCATCTGATCCCTCTGTTGGCAAATGGAGAAGTGTTTGGGATGACCACAGAAATCAGTATCCATTTGCTTGACAATGACCAGTTTAAGGAAATTCTTCACGGTATCGTAATGGAAGCTGAAGACATGGCATTCCCACTTCTCCGCAGTATTTCAGAGCACACAAAAATAGATCAGGCTTTTATTGATGCTGATATTATCATTGTTCTTGATGATGTCCTCTTAAACCTTGAAGTCCAGTCCCGAGAGAGCTACATCAGAGAAGTGAGTGAGATCTGCCAAGTGTATGCTCCCTTGATTGAGAAGAATGCCAAGAGTGAGGTCAAAGTCATTTCATCAGGAAAAACCTTTACAAACCTTAAGGCAACAATGTTAAGGACATATGGCCCATCCATTAGGCCTGAAAATATCATTGCCATTGTGACATCCTGGGAAAGTGCAGCTAAAGCCACGCTGGCCAGGAAGCTGAATATGAATCCAGCAG GAGTTAAAGATGTGATTGTTTGGGGCAATATTTCTGGGTCTAACTACATTGATTTGTCACATGCAAAACTCTATGGATATGACTGTGCTATTTGGGGCCCTCCTAATTTTCAACGTCCTTTGTTGAATATGATTTATGATAG cGAATGGATCCATTCAGAATTGCAGTCTGCACAGAGTGCACTGAGTTCCCGGGTGTCCCGTTGTACAGCCATGTTACCTGCTCACGCGATAGCCACGGTGCTGCGATACTGGTACCATGGCTCTCCTTCTGAGGAGATCATTTCTGTGGGAGTACTGAGTGAAG GTCAGTTTTGCATTCCTGGAGGAATTATCTTCTCTATGCCAGTGAGGTTTCTGAATGGTAACTGGGAGGTCATGACAGaattagaaattaatgaaaCGACCCAAAAAGTTCTGGAACACTTATCCCATGAGCTGGTTCAG gAAAAACTCATTGCactgaaggaaataaatgaaatgaatCCATATGAAGCAGAATAA